ATAAATATCTTGCTAGTTATGGTAAAGATTTTCATAAAGGCACATTGTGGCTTCGTCATGTACCAAATGTCCAATATATTTTAATACATAAAGGAAACACAAAAGAACATACAGAAGGCTGTATTTTGATAGGAAAAACAGTTGGAAGGGCGCAAAATGGAGATTACAAAGTTTTTGAGTCTGAAAAAGCATATTTAGAATTTTATCCAATTGTCCGAGATGCCTTAGTAGAAGGAAAGGAAGTATTTATTGAAATTGAAAATCATCCAGAACTAAAAATTTATTAGACATGACAGAAGAAATTTTATACGTGTTGGAAAATTGGGACTTCGAAAAGGCTAAAGAAGTTTTCAATAAATATTCCAACAAAACACCACTTAAAAACTGGATAGCACGTAAGGAAGAAGAAAAAGCAACTCCAAAACTTCGTTATGAACTAGAAAAATTGGCAGGTTCTGGAGCAGTTGCAAAACTATCAGTTGAGGTACTAGCGACTGAAAGTACAGAAGAAATTCAGAAAGAAGTAGATGAGAACAATGGCTTATCCAAAGACATGCAGTACGTGGAAGATGAGTATTTCCAGAAACTCGTTGCTGAACAAAATTCAGCTTGGAACTATGAGTTGAAGTTTAGAAATGAACTATACGACCATATTGGGAAAAGCACAGCCAAAGAAGCAGTAGAGAAAGTTATTGCTCAACGAGAAAAGCGTATCAATCTTACTCAACGCCTAAGAATCTATAAAGAGACAGGCAATAAAACAAAAGAAGATTTGAGTAAGGCTACTGAATCGCTCACACCTTTGGAAGCTCAAAAGCAACTCACTAATTCAGTTCGCCCAAAAATTACACGTAGATATCAGAAACTTGAGGAAGCTGAAGCAAAGGTCAAAATGGCAACGACAGACGCTCAAAAAGCCAAAGCAGAAACCAAAAAACAAGAAATTCAGAAGGATATACTCATTCTTGAAGCTGAAAGAGACGAATTAGAAAAAATAGTAAAGGAGGCGAAGGATGAGTAATATCGAAGAAAGAATAAATAAGCTATCCGAAAATTTAAAAAACTCACAAACTTTTATTGATAAGCTGCCAGTACCAGCGTGTATGGTTGATGAAAATATGAATTATGTAGTCATTAATGAGGCGTGGTGTACTACATTTCCTCTTCATAAAAAACCATTGGTTGGGGACAATCACTACGATTGTTTCGATATGGTAAAAGAAGAGTACCCACATTTTGTGGATGAACATAAACAATGTTTGGAAGGTTGTAAGCCTTTCAAAAACAAAAATGCAAAATTTGGAAATTTTACACTAGACTATATTCTAACACCCGTCTTTTTAGCTAATAATAGACGAGGTATGATTATGATTGTAGATTTAATACATTAGCATGTTGGACACAAAAGACGCAATGGAGTTACTACGAGATATTCATTCAAAGCAAGTTACTCAAGAAACCATACTTAACGCTCTAAAACAAGACTTAGAAAAGTTGAACGTACAAGGAATAAAAGATGATGTTCTAGAAATGAGCAACGACCTTTATGGAGGTAAAAGTCAATCAGGGCTTATGTTGCGTATAAAACAACTTGAAAATAAAGTGGATACTTTCGTAGCTCAAAGAAATCAAATTATTGGAGCCGCTGCAGCTATCAATGTAATTGTTTTGATAGTATCTTTCCTATGGAACATTTACAAAGAAATGCCAAAACAAGAACCAACCTATGAAAAACCTAAACTGGAAAACCGAACAGAGAAAAATAAAGGAGCTAATAACCTTAGACAAAAATCCGTTTGGCAAAATTACCACCGAGAAAAAACAGCGATTGAAGCAGAAAATTCAGAAACTTGGAGTTTTTGAAATTGCTACGATTGACACAGATAATATTCTACTCACTTTCAATAAACGACATTCTTTACTGATGGAGCTTGGACGTGGAGAAGAAATGATTGATGTCCGTGTTCCGAACCGTGAGCTTACCGAACAGGAACGAAAAGAAATTATCCTAAACTCCAATATTCACGAAGGAAGTTGGATTGAGGAAATTTTGAAAGAAGATTTTGAGGATATTGATTTGTCTGTCTTAGGATTAGATATTGAGATTGAAGAGGAAGAACCGATACAAATTGATGATGAAGAGTCATCCGAACCAGAGTATCCGATTGTTCAAAAGATGTCCGAAAAATACACAGCTATTGTCATTGTTTGTACAAATGAGATTGATGAAACGCACGTTTCGGAAATTCTCTCTTTAGGAAAAGAGCAATGCTACAAAAAAAATCAAGTTGGAAATACTCATGTTGTGAGTGCCAAAAAATTTATTGACTTATGGAAAGCCTCAAAATCGTAATTCCTTCACACAAAAGAGCCAACCGAGTAATTACCAAATACGCTGTTTCAGATGCGATAATTTGTGTAGAGGAAAGCCAAGCAGCTGAATACAGAGAACACAATCCAAATTCTGAAATTGTTACGCATCCAGATAATGTAGTAGGAATTTCAATGAAAAGAGATTGGATTTACCGACACTTTGGAGATGTTTTTATGATTGATGATGACATAAAAGCAATGCGTAGGCTCTATGTAGAAAAAGGCGAAAAAGTAGAAGTAGAACCAGAACAAGCAAGAACCATCATAGAAAATACAGCCATTGCAGCAAAAGAAGCAGGTGCATATCTGTTTGGCTTTTCCAATGCTATGAGTCCAGTTCAATACAATTCCTTCAATCCTATTTCATTGAAAGGCTTTGTAAATGGTTGTGGTACAGGACTTCTAAAAGGTTCAAAATTATTTTATATTCCAGAAATACGCTCAAACGATGATTATTGGTTGAGCCTTTTGAATGCTTACCATCATAGAATCTGTTACAAGGATTTACGTTTCTCTTTCGAACAGCAAGATACGTTTATGAACCGTGGGGGTTTATCAGAGTTTCGTAATCTGACAGTAGAACAGGAAGATTTTAATATCCTTCAAAAACATTTTGGTAATGCCGTACAGCTTCGTAAAGGCAAAAAACACCAGTTTCAGAAAAATATTATGCTTCCTTTCTAAAAAATATCTAAAAAATTACAGCTATTGCGTGGAAAATTTGAGATTTCTGTCAAAAAATTATCAAAGAAATAGCTTACTCTAGGCTTAATTGGAGAATACATATTGTTGAAGTTTAAAAACTGCATCTACTAGGTGTAGTTTTTTTTATGCTTTTGATTTTTTTTATCTGTTCTGTAAGGAGATATTTATATCAGATAATTACATAAAATATATGTAAGAATCTACAAACCAATTACTCATTTTAATTAAATATCAAATTATGGCAACTCGTCAAATGTCTATCAACAAGCATAATTTCAAAACTGAATCTGAATATTTTGCATTTGCAAAAGAAGTAGGAAAAAAAATAGCTTACTCTAAAATCAGAAGCAAAGTTTTAAAACTTTCTGCTCAAAAAATTAGAAATGCTAATATTTTGATTTCAGACTACTTTCAAATGTATAATTCTGAAATGTACAATAAACAAGATGCAATTGCAGATTTTATACAAAAAATGCCTTTAAAATCATTTTTGAGATATTCCGATAAATCGCACCTCACTAATAAGATTGAGAAGAATTATATCTGTGATGAAGGCGTTGAAGCTGATTTACAGGCAAAAGAAATGAATGAATTTTACAAGATGGGCATTACACCAGATGATATTGTAGAGTTCATTCAGAATAATGAAAAAGGTGTAAAACACTATACAACTACTAAAGAATCTATATTGGAAGTGATTACAGAAAAGTTCTTTAATAGGTATGAAATCAAAATCAATCTCAATTTTGTAGAGCGTTACTATGCTGAATTTCTACAAGAAAAAAGAGAAGTAGAGCAGTCAGATGATTGTCCTTTTTAATCTCTTTCACACCCTCAATAATTGTTATTGAGGGTGTAATAAATGCGTAGAAAATAACGGAATTATGATTTTTTAAACTTGCTTTTTCTTAGGATATTTATAATATCAAAACAAACCAATTACTCAAAAATGTATTTATCACAAACTCCAAAACGCAAAATCAGAAATGAATTTTTGCGACGGCTGATGCTATACGCTTGGCATCACAACAGACAGGAAAGATGCACCTTTTCTGAAAGCCTCAAAACTTCTTGGAAGTGGATAACCACTAAAAAAGGACAAAAAGGACTTTCTAAAGTGCAGATTCCAATTTTCTAAACCAATTACTCAATTTTTCAAATTAAAATTCAATTATCATGAGCAAACAAAACATTTATGATGCTGTAAACGAACGCATCATTGCGAAAATCAAAGAAGGTGTAGCCCCTTGGCGAAAGACTTGGGCAGGTGGACTTTTACCACACAATTACGATGGTCGTCAATACCATGGTGTAAATGTTCTCCTTCTATCAATGACAGAATTTGAAAATCCTATTTTTATGACTTACAAACAGGCACAGGAAGCAGGTGGACAAGTCAAGAAAGGTTCTAAGGGTACAAAAGTCGTCTATTTCAATGTACTTCAAAAAGAAGATAAAAACGGAGACATAGACAAAATACCATTTATGAAGCAATACACCGTTTTTAATATTGCACAAATAGAAGGGTTAGAGTTGCCAGACTTTGCTTCTCATCATTCAATTATGAATGACAATGAACGTATTTCATTATGCGAAGGAGTAGTTCAGAATATGCAAAACGCACCTAAAATAGAGGAAAATAAAGGCAATAACTGTCTTTACAATGCCTTGAATGATATTGTTAAAATGCCTCTAATAGAGGAGTTTGAGAGTTCAGAAGAATATTATTGTAATCTTTTCCACGAACTAGCACACAGTACAGGGCATAAGGATAGACTAGACAGGAAAGAAGTATCAGCACTTGGCAGAACCAAAACAGACTATGCAAAAGAGGAATTAGTAGCAGAAATAACAGCAGCTTTCCTTTGTGCTACTACTGGAATAGAAAACAAAACTATTGATAATTCTGCATCCTACTTGGCTTCTTGGCTCAAAGTCTTAAAAGACAATCACAAGTTCTTTTTTCAATCAGCAGCAAAAGCACAAAAAGCAGCCGATTACATTTTAAATCAAACTAAATAACAATAAAAAAGGGGTTGTACTCCTACAACCCCTAACCAATTACTCATGTATTTAATCATTTCAAATTAAAACATGAGGACTACAAACATACAAAAAATTATGCACAAAATAACAACAAACAAAGGCTATTCTTTATTCGATTGTGCTTCTGCATTTCAGAAGTCTGTCCGTCGTGGATTGGAAAAAGAAGCTATGTACTGGACGGTGGAAATATTCAATTCCAACTATGGCGAATATCTTTGGAAACGCATCAGAATAATAGCTAGTGAGGATATTGGATTAGCAGAGCCAAACATTGCAGCCAACATACACGCCCTTTATCAGAACTATAAAGAACAAAAGAAAAAGAAGGACGACAAACACCAACCCGAACGGCTTTTTCTCACACACGCTGTTTTGATGATTTGTAGAGCCAAAAAGAGTAGAGTTATAGATAATACGCTTATCTATTTTTGGAATACTCATGACAATGAAAAACGACCAGTTCCAAACTTTGCTTATGACAAACATACACACAAAGGCAGGGCAATGAAACGCAGTTGGAAGCATTTTTTTGAGGAGGGAACACAGCTCAATAATATGGCAGAAGTAGAAGGAGAAGCCGAAATGAAGGAAGCAGCTTTTGATTCTATCACACAAAAAGAGACGAGGGAAAAACAGCACAGAACAGGGCAAACAGATATATTCTAAAAAACGGGGAAAATTTTCCCCGTTTTTTTTAAATACTTAAAAAGCCAAACCAAAATAATATAACAATCCTATAAATAAAATATCCTATTCCAAAAACAGAAAGGAATATTGCACCAGCAATAATATTGTTTTTGCCTCTTTCTTCGTAGGGGTTTTTGTAGTAGCTCATATTTTTTCTCTAGCTTGTAGTGTAACATTCTGTTTATGCTCTCCATCGTCTATCCAAGTAAACCCCTCATAACTCAGAGCATCTTCTACACCAAAAGCCTTAAAAGCACTCTTATACATATGCACCGATTGTAAAAAGTGTTTAAAATCTACCAAGAAATTATCAATATTACCTTCATTTGTACAGTTGATAATATCCTCAATAGTTTCAATTTTGTAATGCTTTGCTTCTTTATTTTCCATATGATAAAGATAAAGAATATTTATGAGAATGTTAAAATAAATGTAAAGAAAAACGTCCTATTTATTCTAATCAAATAAGACGTTTTTTGTTATTTAACCAAATCCAAAAAATTATTATGTTTAGAAAAGTAACGAAGATACAAGGAGTTTATTCTACTAATTCAGACATTCCCAAAAAACGAATAACAAGATACTATTTCATAGGTATTCTATTATTTGAAAGTTCAATGGAAAATGTAAAAGATTTGGCTATTCCTTAGAAGAATTATACAATTCCAAAAAATCGTCTTCTGACAGGATTTGAATAGATGCTCCTTTGCTGATTAGTTCTTCTGCTTTTCTATGCTTCGAACTCTTTTTGAATCCTGATAGTCTTTGCTCGTCTTGTATTCCAACAACCAACAGAGTAACAGACTTATTCATTGATTTTGCAATAGCACAACCTATTTCAGATGCCATACGTTCGGCTTCTACTCTAGCGACTGACAAAGCTCCAGTAAAAAGTATAGTTTCGCCAAATAGTTGTCCGTTTTTGTTTGTTTCAAATTCTATTTTTTTTACTGAACCACTTCTACTGATATATTTTGTTTTTTCTATCATTGTGGACAAATCTATTTCAAGTTCAGAACAAGCCTTATTGACAATTATTCCAGCCATAGTAGCATCTTGCAAAGCATCATGATGATTAAATTCTAAACCTAAAAAATCAGCCATATTACTTAGTCCATATCCTTGTCGTGCGAATTGTGTCCACGTTCTTTTTACTACAATAGATGAATCTAACCATTGAGCATCAATAATTTCTAGTTCATATTTTTGACAAGCTCTATTGATAGCAATCTTATCAAAAGCCGTATGATGAACAACTATTTTATCTTTTATTTGCTCCGAAATTTCTTGATACAAGTCTTTAAAAGTTGGAGTATCTTTTATATCACTCTCATTTATGTTATGAATGCCAGTATTGAAAGAATCAAAATATACTTCTGGATTGACTAAACTACTCCATTTTTTTACAACTTCTCCATTTTCAAAATGAGCAATTCCAATTTGACAAATACTAGAAAAGTCTGGATTAGCTGTTTCTACATCAATAGCAACAAAATTATTCATTAGTCCTATTTATTAGGTTTAAAGTAACTTGATCACTACCTTTCTCACAACGTTTTTTAATATGTTGCAAAAATGCACTTTCTGAAACTATTTTTATTTTATAATATTTGTCTGGCTTTTCGTCAAAAATTTTTTGTATTTCTTCTAATTTTTCGTGAATAAAATTATTTTTTAAACCTTCCATTAACGTATCAGAGACAATAATATAATCAGTGTTGTAATCTATTTCTCTGTCATTAGCAAAGCCTCCTAAATTTCCAATAATTTGGAACTCTATGTGTTTATTTGCTTTTAGATTTTGTGTAAAAAAAACATTTTTATTATAAAAAGGATTTGATGGACTATCTCTTAGGAATAGTTCAGAGCTCTTTTGAATTGATTGAAAATCAGTAATTATCATTAGTTTTAATATTAATTGATAGGACTTAGCTAAAATAATAAGATTATTTGAACTAAGGAAACAATTAATATTATTTCTCTAAAAACTTTTAGTTACGATTTGTTTTTAAAATGAATTGTTTATATATTTGATCTATGAAACTAAGCGAACTAATATATAAATGGGGACTGAA
This genomic stretch from Bernardetia sp. harbors:
- a CDS encoding DUF5675 family protein encodes the protein MTIKVVRLRQNENTTLGQITVNGQSCYTLEDTLRHEKIKKVTAIPAGRYNIQLRPWGRISDKYLASYGKDFHKGTLWLRHVPNVQYILIHKGNTKEHTEGCILIGKTVGRAQNGDYKVFESEKAYLEFYPIVRDALVEGKEVFIEIENHPELKIY
- a CDS encoding exonuclease domain-containing protein, which encodes MNNFVAIDVETANPDFSSICQIGIAHFENGEVVKKWSSLVNPEVYFDSFNTGIHNINESDIKDTPTFKDLYQEISEQIKDKIVVHHTAFDKIAINRACQKYELEIIDAQWLDSSIVVKRTWTQFARQGYGLSNMADFLGLEFNHHDALQDATMAGIIVNKACSELEIDLSTMIEKTKYISRSGSVKKIEFETNKNGQLFGETILFTGALSVARVEAERMASEIGCAIAKSMNKSVTLLVVGIQDEQRLSGFKKSSKHRKAEELISKGASIQILSEDDFLELYNSSKE
- a CDS encoding ArdC family protein; the protein is MSKQNIYDAVNERIIAKIKEGVAPWRKTWAGGLLPHNYDGRQYHGVNVLLLSMTEFENPIFMTYKQAQEAGGQVKKGSKGTKVVYFNVLQKEDKNGDIDKIPFMKQYTVFNIAQIEGLELPDFASHHSIMNDNERISLCEGVVQNMQNAPKIEENKGNNCLYNALNDIVKMPLIEEFESSEEYYCNLFHELAHSTGHKDRLDRKEVSALGRTKTDYAKEELVAEITAAFLCATTGIENKTIDNSASYLASWLKVLKDNHKFFFQSAAKAQKAADYILNQTK